The sequence TCGAGAAACACATCAATCTGCGGCAGCGCGTTGAACGCGATGCGCTTCGGGTACATGTCACCCGTCGCCGGCTTCCCGTCGAGCAGCGCGCGCGTCTGCGCCAGCATTTCCTCGACCGCGCGCCGCCCGGCGCCGGACACCGCCTGGTAGGTCGCGACATTGATGCGCGTGATGCGAAAGCGGTCGTGCAGCGGTTTCAGCGCAACCACCATCTGAATCGTCGAGCAGTTCGGGTTGGCGACGATGCCGCGGTTGGCGTAGTGCGCGAGCGCTTCGGGGTTGACCTCGGGCACGACCAGCGGAATGTCGTCGTCGCGGCGAAAGTGCGAGGTGTTGTCCACGACGACGCAGCCGGCGGCGGCGGCGCGCGGCGCGTGGCGCTCCGACACCGCCGCGCCCGCCGAGAACAGCGCGATGTCAACGCCGGCGAAATCAAACGCCTCAAGGTCGGCGACGGCGACTTTGCGGCCCCTGAAATCCAGCGCCGCGCCCGCCGAGCGGGCGCTCGCCAGCAGGTGCAACCGGGCGACCGGAAAATCGCGCTCCTCCAGCACCCGGCGCATCGTCGCGCCGACGGCGCCGGTCGCGCCGACAACCGCCACATTGACTTTTTTCACCGCCATTCACTCAGC comes from Gammaproteobacteria bacterium and encodes:
- a CDS encoding aspartate-semialdehyde dehydrogenase translates to MAVKKVNVAVVGATGAVGATMRRVLEERDFPVARLHLLASARSAGAALDFRGRKVAVADLEAFDFAGVDIALFSAGAAVSERHAPRAAAAGCVVVDNTSHFRRDDDIPLVVPEVNPEALAHYANRGIVANPNCSTIQMVVALKPLHDRFRITRINVATYQAVSGAGRRAVEEMLAQTRALLDGKPATGDMYPKRIAFNALPQIDVFLDNGYTREEMKMVWETRKIFGDDAIRVNPTTVRVPVVHGHSEAVHIECERDVDLGEARAALASAAGVTLMDERRDGGYPTAATDADGSDDVFVGRLRKDISHPRGLDLWVVSDNLRKGAATNSVQIAEHLLREHLAAGHCA